CTTACAAAAgatttagaatattttatttgaataaatgtgtataatagacaaactgatgtaggtattttgtaaaaataggagtgtaaaatagaaaaaataggttttaaATGTGCAAATATACAACATTTTTGCATCTACTactaatgtggatgctcttattcttatttcttagtgctctcttttttcttttttgggctgACATCTACCTATGATGCATTTATATAGTAATTATTAATCAGGTCCAGCACGGAAGATACTAttggtgtttgtttgtttgtttgattgttattgtttgtccgtttgtttttatgtttttttttccttgaaattaAAGCAaccattttattaaataaaataaaaattaaagcaaccattcaaacattttctttttcaataactAAAATGCTTAATAAATCCTTTTAATGTAGGGCTAAATTGTTGGAGAGAGTTGTTGCATCAAACACACATGTGCACGTGCACGTGCGCGTGCACGTGTGAACTGCAGAATGCAGATTTCTTTGTTAGAAATATTAGGAAATGTTAACCAATTGAATTACAACACTCTTGACAACTCCAATAGAAAACACAATACCTTAACTCACAACATCCGCTGCTCCCAAATCtaacattaaaacaaaaaatcaaatatatggTATAAATTAGTCATTAAATAGTGCcatctatttatattttattttttcctttatgtatacaatagaatttaaaccTATGGGGTGTCATGTTGATTGCTCTTATAATCAAGTtaagataaaaatttatttttcgtgaGCGTGGTTTGAACCCTACATCTCTTGCTCAATGACACTTTAATATTGAAATAaactacttttttgtttttgcaaaatatttaacatgaaaattaccaaaaactaTATAGTTTGATGAACATTATGTAcataaactacaaaaaataagCAATACTCATATAGTCACTTTAATATGTTTCATTGCAATGAATGTTTCGCTCTTCTTTTGGTCACTTAGTAAAAGGTACTCTCTCTTGTACTAGCTTTCaaaacttctctttctctcgTATTTTTAGACAAAGTAACAGTagtatatgtttttgtttggggagcaatgttttcttttctttattagtTTGGATGAAGTCTATTCCTCGGAAAATTAATATTGAATTTCTTGCTAACTAGTCGCTAACGTGTGCTATGCACGGGAACCTAAATATTCGTaaggtaaactaaaataattttttaaaatcttaaattgattaagaaactacaccattgcatgatttgctcttgtatgacttcaatttttgttacaatttaaTGAAGAAATTATTGCTTGAATGTgtaatggcttacaaaaaatttgtcagaaaatttcaaatactgtaaaaaaataactcaaaaatttagatattaaaacttctaaaagaccaaaaaatattaaagaatcagattATTTActacttagaaattattgaaacaaaaaaaatatatatatgactaaataataaaaaaatataaaagaaagattggttacattcaaaagaataatttcacttattgcaggttttttttttcttgtaaaaatcAGCTAAAAAGAGTTTGGTGGTTTATgtacaaaaattactttttaaagaagTTGTAGTAGAATTGTTCTATTATCCAAAGAAGTTGAACTTTATCAatagttgatgatttttatatttatccaaataaaGTGACGTTTAGGATAATCTTAATATATgatttattcaagttttttttttttttatcaacgtttgagtttgagtttaagttatacttgttagaaagatagagtttcactcattgttaagtttgaactaaacaaaaataattttgttttaataaaatgataataatgagtttgagtttaagttagacttgttagagagataaagtttcactcattgttaaatttggactaaacaaaaataattttatttaaattttgagagtttcagaggttttggttatatatatatatatatatatattttttatttatttatttaagagaTAGactttcactccttattaagtttgaactaaacaaaaataattttgttttaaaaaaatgataatgatgagtttgagtttaagttgaacttgttagagagatagagtttcactctttgttaagtttggactaaataaaaataattttatttaagtaaaatgataattttatttaaatattatactgatgtgaaaaattgtggttGTTTTAGAggctttggttatatatatatatatatatatatatatatatatatatataaaatttatagataGATTACcaacaatttaataatatttataacgatttgtttctcaaaaaaaaaaaaaaaaaggtttcattacaactccaaagtccaaagtccaaacgCCACCTTACCGACtccaaaagattaaaaaaaaaaaaagaaaaaaaaaaaaaaaagaagaagaatgcaCCTCTCCGTGATAATGGCTGTGTTCTTCCGGGTTTTCTAGAAGATGCAACCATTATTGATACTAAGAATTTAGTGACTCCTCAAATTACCTTTATGGGCCTCATCTCAAATATACACACCCTTTTGCTTTTTTGGATGGGAAAATAGATATACTTTCTTTATTTGAGGACAGTCCTTTGAATAGTAATAATTGCCTACCCAtccttctttcttttaggtAGGTAAAAAGTGAAAGAGTCACCCTTCTATTTATTTACCTAAGTCTCCGTGGGACTGATTctccaattttgtaattttaactACGGATAACCGATAGTTTAAagatattgatttaaaaaatattttataaaaaaattattgttttgactatttttttatgaaagcgttgttcaaattttattaaaatggtATATTAATAATTGCCTAGCATTTGTTAACATAACCTTTTTAATAATATCAGttagtatattttaaaataaaaaacatgaccaattaaaaaaaaaaaaccttatgaaattgaattcaaatatattttttaaaattttttacaatattcattggaaaaaaaaaaattctgatacATCCCACCAATGAAAATAAGCAAAACAAAAGGACTGCTTAACCAAGAGTTTGCTGCCAAATGAAGATTTCATCAGTTCACATGGAAACTTGGAAAGCTTGCTTTGACAAAATAAAGTAGTGGACAATTTATCATTTTGGAGAGAGATGTCAAATAAAGTAGTGGACAATTTatcatttgagagagagagagagagagagagagagagaaccacaAATTTTGCATGATTCCCCCACTCTCTGTCATGAATCTGTTCCGTAAGAGTGGATTGATACATACGTCAGACGGTTGGCGAGTAATAGTTTTTCAAAGTTAATTAATACCAGTCTTCTTTCAATAATGGTTAGATTTTaggtgtttttcttttatactatttattaaaattaaaattaaatatatgattttattggTCAATATAATGCAATGTCGtgtttattaaaaacaattaaatttagcCATATATCTGTACAATGAATTATTATTGCATAGTTTTGGACTATACTCTCTTCTTCTCATAGAGTAGGTCCCATCTATCatggaaaggaaaaaatatagtttatgactatacaataattttctttGTATTATGTCATATTTCTGTATTATAAAAGTGGATTTACCTGTCAAGAACAATTAAATTCAGCTATTTTTATTCTGCTATGAATCTTTATCATAAAAGTGAATTTATGCGTACCTAAATAAATGAGCACTCATAgataattaatagtagtatggGTAGTTTTTTGGTATTGTACTTTAAgttctttaattaaattaaaatatatgattatattgaACAATAAAATAGTCTATTATTAAGGCTTTTgttaacaaatacaaaatgttttcaaattttaatattatattaaactgTTCCTTAACTTGGTTCCTTTTGGCGCTCgttaataaaattcataaaatttcaatttttaatataacaaatattcatttttttagaaaagtaaatattcaattattgattctcaaaaaataaattaatttatagtgAGAAGTGTTATGTCCACACCattatcacaacaaatcttaagtggtaagttgttattattaaGATAAAAAAAGTAAACTTATTGGtagatttaaatttaaactaataataattaaccacctataatttattgtaaaaatattgtaaatgtaaCACTTCTCTAATTATAATGtacatttttttcacaaaaaatatttgttaatatttttatatatcttttagtaaaaattaaagttataccaatatttagaaaatttcatataaatatacGCTTAAAATTCTACCTCgtgtcaaaaattaaaaaaaagccaGATCAACCCCCCAACTCTTTGTCCGAatctaattatttaaatatagagagagaaaaaaaaaaggtctccCTTtgtggtttttacttttttagcaaGCCAATGTGTACCAACCATATGTCCATAGGCCCATTCAACCATAAATAGCTTGATATTTCACAACACTTCTCATCCGCTCCTTCTtcgccctctctctctctctctctctctctgctgcTACCTGTTCTTGTaaattcctctctttttttagcACAAAAAGAAACACTGAAATGGCTCACAAAAGCAAGGTTTTGATAATCGGAGGCACAGGCTACATCGGAAAATTCATCGTGGAAGCAAGCGCAAAGTCTGGTCATCCCACTTTTGCTCTGGTCAGAGAGAGCACAGTCTCTGATCCCGTCAAGGGAAAACTCGTcgagaatttcaagaacttggGTGTCACTTTGGTCCACGTACGTATATTAATTTCTCTCAGTTTCTGTGTGTTTGTGTGAGTTTTTTGCTAgatggttttggttttgtttgtggGAAAAAAGTTTGATGatggtgttaaaaaaaaaaaaaaaattgggaatgCAGGGAGATCTTTACGACCATGAGAGTTTGGTGAAAGCCATTAAGCAAGTGGATGTGGTGATATCAACTGTGGGTCACATGCAAATAGTAGATCAGGTCAAGATCATTGCTGCCATTAAAGAAGCTGGTAACGTTAAGGTTCGTGTTTCTAAATTTTActcaaaactttattagttTGAAACCCTTTTATCTAAAATTTCGTTCCTTCAATTTAATTTTCCTAAATAATTTgtaaagtttcatttttaattGGGTCAGCAACTTGGCTTAAAAATAGATTCTAAAGACTAGTAAAGTTGTTCTTAGGATCAAGATAGACAAAACCCTTTTGTGAATTCTATGATGCTACAGTTCTTATAATTCATTAGCCATTTTCATCACCAATTAATcagatttttaatatttttattttaaaattgttgaaagTGATCTATTCATTcgtataataaaagttgtgttaataattaattaattaataaaaaaataaaatattaattaatatttttttttttaagattcaacCAACGTGGTATGCTTAGTCTGATTATACTAAGATATCAactgatttttggtgtaggtaaaaatttttatttaactattagagattttatcaatttaactaactaaaactcataaattaattaatatcttgATTTGAAAATAAAGAGCAATTATCCTGAGCGaaacttaaaaagtaaaaactaccttaaagaaaaaaataataatgaaaacaagtataagataaaaatgtatttttttgtttgccCTAATGAAGGTAGTGTAATACGGCAAGTGAATCTAGTGTATTGTGGAAGgctggcaaaaaaaaaaaaaaaaaaaaaagaagaaaaaaaatctagtcgGTATAAGATTCAAAaagttaattattattattttttgtaaaaaatactcttaaattaattaatcaataacttaaaaataaggttaaaatagtaaattgacaaaagaaagttagttattgcttttttttatagtaaaaaaaatatccttacctaaaacttaaaaatgatgttaaaatagtaaattgaaaaaaataataaattccgTTGAAATGCCTTCTTACTTTTACCCAATAACTTAAAAAACTCCCTTCTTATTTATCTTTCTCCATATTTTCTGAATagaatttctcataaaaaagaaatgtgtTCAATAAATCTTccccatttttcttctcaaaaaaaaagtactttccACTATTcactaaaagaaaataactacCCTCCAACATAATAAGGAAAAACTATCTCacgttaaatatatatatatatcagactAAATTATCTCAGGTTTCTTTTAaactattatattattattttttttggatttattacattatcaattttttttataactattacATCATCCATTGCATTTGGATAAACATGCAAAAGCTTCTAATTGAAAAATGAATCctattctctttaaaaaaaataaaaaatctatatattttttcaaattttgataatagagaAAATTCGGTTTGGCGTGAACAATCCGTCTAATTTATATGGGCCCACGTCGCATGTCATAGGTCATAGGTCACAACTCACAACAACCGCACCAATTTGGTGGAATCTCTGTAACGACAAAAATAATGACTTAATCAGAACACACCAAATTGGgccttcattattattattttttaatgggcCCTTTTCCTATTTGATTTCTGGGATTGTGGATGTTacaaaaaaaccaataataaacATATTTTCCGGTGGCATAAATGATAAacttgtttatatttatataaaatattattaaagtaACACAAatggtattttttattatctatactactatttaagcggTTGCACCTGTTTGAACCGGATTTTTTTTTgctccaaaatacccctacacccttAGGTTTAAGTAGAAACATAACCAAatgatagtttggtaaaaatacatgtctaacttgtaTTAAAATATTgcttacaaaataggaacactttTCCAccaacccacttcttcaaagtaactatacgtttattgttttttttttaaatagaaaaataagttaaacaccaCACATTcatctaaaaacaaatctatatatatatatatatatatatatatatatatataaattaaaggacaatctggattgtttttgttctaaaatacccttacatttctatgtttaagtagacACAAAACTAAAAGGCAatctgataaaaataaaaccttaacttccactaaaacattgcctaaaaaatagggtcactttcacattgattttcaaatttatttatccaattataaattatattctcaaaataaaaattatatatataataaaaaacatagattttttttttgctactactaataattttttttttccgcgcATAGGATGAGGCTAGTGTCAGTTTGAGGCTTTGAGTTGTAGTAGAAAAAGGTTATGGTATTACCACCGTGCACCTTTCGTGcaacaagtataaatacttgtggggtgCGAAGAGTAAGAGCctgagttataaaaaaaaaagttatgatatCATAAAATTTCTGATTGTATAATAATTGTTTGGGAATTAGTGAacaaatttcaatgaaaaagtCTACAATTATTCAGAGAATTTATTGGTCGAGTTGTTTTTCAGAGATTCTACCCATCTGAATTCGGAAATGATGTGGATCGTGTCCATGCTGTGGATCCAGCAAAGACTGCATTTGCTTCCAAGGCCCAAATCCGACGTGCTGTTGAGGCTGAAGGGATTCCCTTCACTTATGTGTCATCCAACTACTTTGCTGGCTATTTTCTTCCTACCTTGGCGCAGCCAGGAGTCACTGCTCCTCCTAGAGACAAAGTTGTTATCCCCGGAGATGGACATCCCAAGGGTAACTAACAATTTCTTTTAGCTCTTGATCAACATTTTGCATTATCAAAATGTGTAAATGTGTATCCATGCTTGCCAAACACAACATTTAAACCTTTTTTGGTgaacaaaatataaatcattTGTCATTCCTTTATTGGtggaattaaattttaaatgatgtgacAACATGTATACAAAATGGACAATCTTAATTTTGGAGCAAATGGAGAAGAGTGTGAACTGAAACTAAATGAACTTAATTGTATAGCTATGGCATGTATATAACTATTTGACCATGTGTTGCTTTGAACTCTCTTTGCAGCAATTTTTAATAAGGAAGATGACATTGGAACCTATACCATTAAATCTGTGGATGACCCAAGAGCATTGAACAAGGTACTCTACATCAGGCCTCCAGGAAACATTTACTCATTCAATGAGCTTGTTGCCCTTTGGGAGAAGAAGATTGGCAAAACTCTCGAGAAAGTCTATGTTCCGGAGGAAAAACTTTTGAAGGACATCCAAGGTCAGTGAGAAAACCTGTCCAAAACTCCAAGGATGCTATGCTATTTTATGTTCTGTCATGTTCTTTAAcattagtatttttaacattggCAAGGAGCAAAACATTGGTTAATTAAATATGTTTTTGATCTTTGAACATTTTGCAGAGTCCCCAATTCCAATTAATGTGATATTGTCAATCAACCACTCAGTCTTTGTGAAGGGTGATCACACTAACTTTGAAATTGAGCCATCATTTGGTGTGGAGGCTTCCCAGCTGTATCCAGATGTCAAATACACCTCTGTGGAAGAATACCTCAACCAATTTGTTTGAGAAATAAGCCCCAGCTCTTGTTGTtattaagataaataaatatagttGTTGAGGGTGACTTCAAGCAAAGTGTGTATGTactcctttcaaaaaaaaaaaaaaaagtgtgtatgtACTCGGTATGTACTCATGGGAAGAAGGAAGTATAGTTCATGACtatacaataattttccttgTACTATGTCATAAATCCGTTTTCTAAAAGTGGATTTACATGTCAAGAATAATTGAATTCAGCTACTTCTATTCTGCTATGAATCCATATCATAAAAGTGAATTTATgcgtacttaaaaaaaatgagcacTCGGACATAATAAATTGTAGTATGGGTAAATTTTTGGTATTGTACTTTAAGTtctttaatcaaattaaaatatataattatattgaaCAATAAAATAGTCTATTATTAAGGATTTTGTTAACAATTacaaaatgttttcaaattttaatattatattaaactaTTCCTTAATTTGGGTCCTTTCGGTGCTCcttaataaaattcataaaatttcaatttttaatataacaaatattcatttttttagaagGGTAAATATTGActtattgattctcaaaaaataaattaattattagtgagaaatgctatgttcacaTTATTGtctcaacaaattttaagtggtaggttgttattattaaggaaaaaagtaCTGTCATTGAtaggtttaaatttaaaccaataacaactaaccacctatgattggttgtataaaaatattatgaaaatattgtgaacgtagcatTTTCCTAAggtgaaaatgcacttttggtccctacattttgggtcaattctcattttggttccaaaattaatttcattacAAAtatcatccctaaaaaaagaaaatcgtttttaaaatggtccctaCCGTCAACCCACTAACAGAAACTTCCTACGTGGCAGACGGAATGGCTTGCTTGCTGACGTGGTGCTGACatggctattaaaatattattaaaaataattatttggcaattttaaaataacacgtcagcattttaatattttaaacaatgtcaagtcagaaaatttataaaaaaaagaaattaaattttaaaaaaaccttaaataattaaaacaaaaaaaattgatcgtAGCaaccctatttttaataaaacaaatgtAATTatccttttaattctttttctttaaccttaattctttttcttttactttttctttcaaTCTCATCTCTaaactctctctatctctaattctctctttctctcttcaccCTCGACGAAATCTCTTAGACCCAAATTCTCTCTAATCTAGTGATGAGGTCGCCTTTGTCAAAGTCGTTCAAGACTCAGTGAGGTCGCCGCTGCCGTCACGaagaaagaaaacccaaacTCTCACCGCCGATGTCGTTGAAGTCGTTCAAGAAAGAAAACCCATCATGAAGATCCGCTGATTCGGTATGGCTCCATTGTACGAAACCCCAGTCACCGACGAAACCCCAGTCACCGATTCGATATTAGAGCCTAGATTAGTGGTTGTGAAGCCGAGATGACCCCAAACTCTCAAATCTCATAATCTCATCTCCGCTCAAAACCTTACACCCAATATTGACCAACGGCGAGCAGATCAAGAGGTTGATCTTCgaggttttgatcatggagGCCATGGGATCTTGATGCCGTGAAAATAATGGGAAAATTTTGGAGTGTTGCATGTGGGAGCTGTGAACACGGATCGGTAGTTGGGTTCGCTGATGATTTTCGTTTGGGATGTGATCTGGGTTTCGTTTGGGTTGTGATCTGGGTTTCGTTGTGTTTGATCTCTATTTGTGATTTTCGTTTGTTGTtgtgatctgggtttgagttagtgggtgctgggtttgtgttcatgtaatctgggtttgattgggaagaacacaaagaacaaagaacaaattgtactgtttgaaaattaataatgataagttataatttctttaattaaattagatttaaggttttttttttaaatttaatttcttttttatataaattttctgacgtggcattgtttaaaatattaaaatgctgatgtgttattttaaaattgccaaataattatttttaataatattttaatagccacGTCAGCAAGTAAGTCATTCCGTCTGCCACGTAGGAAGTTTCTGTTAGTGGGTTGACGGcaaggaccattttaaaaacgattttctttttttagggacgaTATTtgtaacgaaatcaattttgggactaaaatgggaattgacccaaaatgtagggatcaaaagtgtattttcacattttcctaattataatgggtctgtttggatagaacttattgctgaaaactgaaaatactgtagcaaaataatttttaaatatgtaaaaattactgttcatggccaatgaacagtgacagacgggcttgaaaaaaaaaaaaaaatcagacgtAGACGTAGACGTGAACGTGGACGTGGACGCGCAATCCAACAACCCTCAATGtacatttttcacaaaaaatatttgttaatatttttatatatcttttagtaaaaattaaagtcaaacgtatattttttttaaaccaagaaagtttttcataaaaatatcatcaacaatAGTCAGATCAATCTAAAGAGCAAGAAGCAGAGGTTAAGTTTCCAGAAAAAACTTCGTACAAATATTTCCTTAAAGTTTCTATCTTGcgtgtataaaaaaaagaaaagaaaaaaaagccagATCAACTCCAGACTCTTTGTCCGattctaattatttaaatatagacagggggagaaaaaaagaaaaaaaatctcactttttggttttgtttttactttttagcaaGCAAATGTGTACCAACCATAGGCCCATTCTTGTAACTTCACACCTATGAATTCATCGATAAGAGAAGTAACATACTAACATGCAGCGGTCCACCTCCTCACGAGAGAGCAGTAACGTGAACAGGAAACATGATAGGGTTTTTCCATTAATAAATAGTTTAATATTTTGCACCACTTTTCATCCACTCACCTTCTTATCTGCTCTCTCTCAGCTACTTCCTGTTCTTGTAAATTCCTCTCTTTTTTGAGCACAAAAGGAAACACTGAAATGGCTCACAAAAGCAAGGTTTTGATAATCGGAGGCACAGGCTACCTCGGAAAATTCATCGTTGAAGCAAGCGCAAAGGCTGGTCATCCCACTTTTGCTCTGGTCAGAGAGAGCACAGTCTCTGATCCCGTTAAGGGAAAACTCGTtgagaatttcaagaacttggGTGTCACTTTGCTCCACGTACGTATATTAATTTCTCTCAGTTTGTAATGTTTGTGTGAGTTTTTTGCTAGatgggtttggttttgtttgtggGAAAAAAGTTTGATGATggtgttcaaaaaaaaaaaaaatgggaatgCAGGGAGATCTTTACGACCATGAGAGTTTGGTGAAAGCAATTAAGCAAGTGGATGTGGTGATATCAACTGTGGGTCAGATGCAAGTAGAAGATCAGGTCAAGATCATTGCTGCCATTAAAGAAGCTGGTAACGTTAAGGTTCGTGTTTCTAAATTTTACTCAAACTTTATTAGTTTGAAACCCTTTTATCTAAAATTTCGTTCCTTCTATTTAATTTTcctaaatattttgtaaagtttcatttttgatTGGGGTCAGCAACTTGACTTAAAAATAGATTCTAAAGACGAGTAAAGTTGTTCTTAGGATCAAGATAAACAAAACCCTTTTATGAATTCTGATGATGCTACAGTTCTTATAATTCATTAGCCATTTTCATCACCAATTAATcagatttttaatatttttattttaaaattgttgaaagTGATCTATTCATTCGGAGAATAAAAGTTgtgttaataattaattaattaataaaaaaaagtaattaataaatatttttttcttttagagtttcAGCCCGTATGTTTatgatgataattttttatcattagttTGAGCTGTAATAGAAAAAGATTATTGTATTACTCTTTCGCGTGAcaagtataaatatttatagGGTGTGGTATCAAAATTTGGATCAAATCTTTAGGAAAAAGTTTCATACTCAAATACATTTAAATTAAGTTAGACTTACTAGATAAAATTTTTtctcttgtatataaaaaaaattatgatattagaAAATTTCTGATTGTATAATAATTGTTTGGGAATTAGTGaacaaatttcaaagaaaaagtCTACAATTATTCAGAGATTTTATTGGTTGAGTTGTTTTTCAGAGATTCTACCCATCTGAATTTGGAAACGATGTGGATCGTGGCCATGCTGTGGATCCAGCGAAGACTATGTTTGCTTCCAAGGCCCAAATCCGACGTGCTGTTGAGGCCGAAGGCATTCCCTTCACTTATGTGTCATCCAACTACTTAGCTGGCTATTTTCTTCCTACCTTGGCGCAGCCAGGAGTCACTGCTCCTCCTAGAGACAAAGTTATTATCCCCGGAGATGGAAATCCCAAGGGTAACTAACaatttctttaagctcttgatcAACCTTTTGCATTATCAAAATGTGTAAATGTGTATCCATGCTTGCCAAACACAACATTTAAACCTTTTTGGTGAACAAAATATCACGTCATTCTAAATCATTTGTCATTTCTCTATTTGGtggaattaaattttaaatgatgtaaCAACATGTATAAAAAATGGACTATCTTAATTTTGAAGCAAATGGAGAAGAGTGTGAACTGAAACTAAATGAACTTAATTGTATAGCTGTGACATGTATATAACTATTTGACCATGTGTTGCTTTGAACTCTCTTTGCAGCAATTTTTAATAAGGAAGATGACATTGGAACCTATACCATTAAATCTGTGGATGACCCAAGAGCATTGAACAAGGTACTCTACGTCAGGCCTCCAGGAAACATTTACTCATTCAATGAGCTTGTTGCCCTTTGGGAGAAGAAGATTGGCAAAACTCTTGAGAAAGTTTATGTTCCGGAGGAAAAGCTTTTGAAGGACATCCAAGGTCAGTGAGAAAACCTGTCCAAAATTCCAAGGATGCTATGCTATT
This genomic stretch from Castanea sativa cultivar Marrone di Chiusa Pesio chromosome 1, ASM4071231v1 harbors:
- the LOC142616320 gene encoding phenylcoumaran benzylic ether reductase Betv6, whose protein sequence is MAHKSKVLIIGGTGYIGKFIVEASAKSGHPTFALVRESTVSDPVKGKLVENFKNLGVTLVHGDLYDHESLVKAIKQVDVVISTVGHMQIVDQVKIIAAIKEAGNVKRFYPSEFGNDVDRVHAVDPAKTAFASKAQIRRAVEAEGIPFTYVSSNYFAGYFLPTLAQPGVTAPPRDKVVIPGDGHPKAIFNKEDDIGTYTIKSVDDPRALNKVLYIRPPGNIYSFNELVALWEKKIGKTLEKVYVPEEKLLKDIQESPIPINVILSINHSVFVKGDHTNFEIEPSFGVEASQLYPDVKYTSVEEYLNQFV
- the LOC142616326 gene encoding phenylcoumaran benzylic ether reductase Betv6-like — encoded protein: MAHKSKVLIIGGTGYLGKFIVEASAKAGHPTFALVRESTVSDPVKGKLVENFKNLGVTLLHGDLYDHESLVKAIKQVDVVISTVGQMQVEDQVKIIAAIKEAGNVKRFYPSEFGNDVDRGHAVDPAKTMFASKAQIRRAVEAEGIPFTYVSSNYLAGYFLPTLAQPGVTAPPRDKVIIPGDGNPKAIFNKEDDIGTYTIKSVDDPRALNKVLYVRPPGNIYSFNELVALWEKKIGKTLEKVYVPEEKLLKDIQEAPIPINVILSINHSGFVKGDHTNFEIEPSFGVEASQLYPDVKYTSVEEYLDQFV